GCCCGCGACGTACGCCCGAACCAGCCGCTGCTGGTCACCGACGCGCTGCCCGACGTCGCCGTCGACCCGCAGGTGCGCCGGGTCCGCACCGGCGAACTCGACAGGCTCTTTCCGGCCGCGGTGGCGATGTACACCGAGGAGGTGGGCGTCTCGCCGCTGGCCGAGGACGGCGGGCGCGGGTACCGGCGCCGGGTCACCGACATGATCCGCTCCGGCCGGGCGTACGCCCGGTTCGTCGACGGCCGGGTGGTGTTCAAGGCCGAGCTGGCGGTCGTCACCCGGCGCACCGCCCAGGTGCAGGGGGTCTGGGTGGCGCCCGAGTGGCGGGGCCGAGGCATCGCCACCGGAGCCATGGCGGCGGTGGTCCGGGACGCACTGACCCGGGTCGCCCCGACCGTCAGCCTCTACGTCAACGACTTCAACCGGCCCGCCCGGCGGGTCTACGAGCGCTGCGGCTTCCGCCCGGTGGGCACCCTGGCCACCGTCCTCTTCTGACCTCTTCTGACGCCGCACGGCCCGGTGGCCGTGACCGATCCGCCCGGGGAGCCGATCCGCCCGGGCCGGGTGGGCCGATCTGCCGGACCGACCCGGCGGTCTGCCGGTCGGTCCGCCGGGTCGGTCTGCCGGTGGCGAAAATCCGTTGAGCCGTCGGGTGGGGCCGAGCAGGCTGGAACCTCCGCCACGAAACCGGAGGAACCGACCCATGCGCCTACTCCGTGATCTGTGGGTCACCTCCCCGCGCCGGATGACCCTGGTGACCGTCCTGGTTGTGGTCGGTGGCATCGGTCAGGCGGCCACCGCCGCGCTGGCCGGGCCGGTGCTGGTGCACCGTTCCGTCGGGTTCTTCGTGCTGCTCTCGGTGGCCCTCGTCGCCGCCGTCGTCAGTGACCTGGTGATCAGCCTGGTGATGGCGGGGGTGACCGCCGACTGGTCGGCTGACCTGCGTCGCCGGCTGTGCCGGGTGGCCATGGGGCAACCGGTCCCCGCCCTGGAGACCACGCCGGTCGGGGAGATGCTCGACCGGATCGACGGCGACGTCTACGACGTGGCCTCGGGGTTGCGCGGTCCCGGCGTACGACTGGCCCAGGCGCTGGCCGTCGGCGTGGTGTCCACGCTTGTCGCGATCACCGTCTGGTGGCCGGCGGGGGTCGGCCTGCTGCTGCTCACCGTCCTGCTCGTGATCACCTTGCGGCGGCCCGCCGGGCGGATCGCGCCGGCCCGGATGCACGAGGAGGCGGCCTGGTCCGACCTGGCGGCGGTGATGGAGGAGGCCATCCACGGCCAGGACGACGTACGCACCAGCCTGGCCCGCCCGTACGTGCTACGCCTGTACGCGGCGCGGGCCGCCGAGGTGCTCCGCCGTGGCCTGGTCGTCTGGCGG
This DNA window, taken from Micromonospora sp. FIMYZ51, encodes the following:
- a CDS encoding GNAT family N-acetyltransferase, encoding MLTAPVRQLGESERRAVERLLDLDPYASAQVAERIAARGLAWWRAEGRVLGYGSRRQLEAVCWLGGNLTPVLAGPQAVAAFADLLAGEERLCSSIVGRADAVLELWDRLADTWGPARDVRPNQPLLVTDALPDVAVDPQVRRVRTGELDRLFPAAVAMYTEEVGVSPLAEDGGRGYRRRVTDMIRSGRAYARFVDGRVVFKAELAVVTRRTAQVQGVWVAPEWRGRGIATGAMAAVVRDALTRVAPTVSLYVNDFNRPARRVYERCGFRPVGTLATVLF